Proteins from one Sphingomonas sp. HF-S4 genomic window:
- a CDS encoding extracellular catalytic domain type 1 short-chain-length polyhydroxyalkanoate depolymerase has translation MPLHGFGTNPGDLDAFLFAPAHLPQNAPLVVVLHGCTQTASAYDQGSGWSALADRFGFAVLFPQQRRANNPNLCFNWFSPADTRAGAGETESIRQMACTVIERHALDPARVFVTGLSAGGAMTSAMLATCPDLFAGGAIIAGLPFGVAKSVPEAFDRMRGHGYDSAGLSALVRDAAPSPVRWPSVSIWQGTADTTVAPANAAMLVEQWRAIHGVDLPDQSQSGDRHRYRGWHDSTGRLVLEEYLIPGLGHGTPITSAGPEAFGVPAPYMLEAGISSTYRIAASWEIVPAVAPARPESAASDATPAAAPARHGEAHGFDPGRSINAALRAAGLLRP, from the coding sequence ATGCCCCTGCACGGCTTCGGGACCAATCCGGGCGATCTCGACGCGTTTCTATTTGCGCCCGCGCATCTGCCGCAGAATGCCCCGCTGGTGGTGGTCCTGCACGGCTGCACCCAGACGGCGTCGGCCTATGACCAGGGGTCGGGATGGTCGGCATTGGCGGACCGGTTCGGCTTCGCGGTGCTGTTTCCCCAGCAGCGGCGCGCCAACAATCCCAATCTTTGCTTCAACTGGTTCTCGCCGGCCGACACGCGTGCCGGCGCCGGCGAGACCGAGTCGATACGCCAGATGGCCTGCACCGTGATCGAGCGCCACGCGCTCGATCCCGCTCGGGTGTTCGTCACCGGACTGTCGGCGGGCGGCGCGATGACCTCGGCAATGCTGGCGACCTGCCCCGATCTGTTCGCCGGCGGAGCGATCATCGCGGGGCTGCCGTTCGGCGTGGCGAAGAGCGTGCCCGAAGCCTTCGACCGGATGCGTGGCCACGGCTATGACAGCGCCGGGCTGAGCGCGCTCGTCCGCGACGCAGCGCCCTCCCCGGTCCGCTGGCCGAGCGTTTCCATATGGCAGGGTACCGCCGATACGACGGTCGCCCCCGCCAATGCGGCGATGCTCGTCGAACAGTGGCGCGCTATCCACGGCGTCGATCTTCCGGATCAGAGCCAGTCGGGCGACCGCCACCGCTATCGGGGCTGGCACGATAGCACGGGCCGGCTGGTGCTCGAGGAATATCTGATCCCTGGCCTTGGCCATGGTACGCCGATCACCAGCGCGGGGCCGGAGGCCTTTGGCGTGCCGGCTCCCTATATGCTGGAGGCGGGTATCTCCTCGACCTATCGGATCGCCGCGTCCTGGGAGATCGTTCCCGCCGTCGCGCCGGCGCGACCCGAATCGGCAGCGAGCGACGCGACGCCGGCCGCGGCGCCGGCCCGCCATGGCGAAGCGCACGGCTTCGATCCCGGGCGGTCGATCAACGCGGCGTTGCGGGCCGCCGGCCTCCTCCGGCCGTGA
- a CDS encoding transglutaminase family protein has product MRLRIRHETIYRYARPVLFLEHRLLLSPRPRHDITVLSTRLSIAPGAMLDWREDVLDNLVATATFDAAAASLSILAEHEVEHRAAAYPLFRIAPAAHRYPFSYSPEDEALLAPGLMAPGQQTGDPVEAWTDSFLATAPRDTLQLLNALNAAIGGAIAYRVREEEGTQSPSRTLALASGSCRDIAALFVAVARRLGFAVRAVSGYLFDPGMAAGDVGATHAWAEIFLPEAGWVAFDPTQQRIGSAGLVATACGVDSASIVPIIGGFLGDRSDFLEMHADVTVVRCP; this is encoded by the coding sequence GTGAGGCTGCGCATCCGTCACGAGACGATCTATCGCTACGCACGGCCGGTCCTGTTCCTCGAGCATCGGCTGCTGCTTTCGCCAAGGCCGCGCCATGACATCACGGTGCTGTCGACGCGACTTTCGATCGCGCCGGGGGCGATGCTCGACTGGCGCGAAGATGTGCTCGACAATCTGGTGGCGACCGCGACGTTCGATGCGGCGGCGGCGTCGCTTTCGATCCTGGCCGAACATGAAGTCGAGCATCGCGCAGCAGCCTATCCCCTCTTCCGGATCGCGCCCGCCGCGCATCGCTATCCCTTTTCCTATTCCCCCGAGGACGAGGCGCTGCTTGCGCCGGGGCTGATGGCCCCCGGCCAGCAGACGGGAGATCCCGTCGAGGCATGGACGGATAGCTTTCTCGCGACGGCGCCGCGCGACACGCTGCAATTGCTCAACGCGCTCAACGCGGCGATCGGCGGCGCGATCGCCTATCGGGTCCGCGAAGAGGAAGGCACGCAATCGCCATCGCGGACATTGGCGCTGGCGAGTGGCTCATGCCGCGACATCGCGGCGCTGTTCGTGGCGGTCGCGCGCCGTCTTGGCTTCGCCGTACGGGCGGTCTCGGGCTATCTGTTCGATCCCGGCATGGCCGCAGGCGACGTCGGCGCAACGCATGCCTGGGCCGAGATATTCCTGCCAGAGGCCGGGTGGGTCGCCTTCGATCCAACCCAGCAACGCATCGGATCCGCGGGGCTCGTCGCCACTGCCTGTGGGGTCGACAGTGCTTCCATCGTGCCGATCATCGGGGGCTTTCTCGGCGATCGATCCGACTTTCTCGAGATGCACGCGGACGTGACGGTGGTGCGCTGCCCATAG